The Aeromonas jandaei genomic interval GCAGGATCTGGCACACCCGGTAGTCGGTAGCGTGGTGCCGACCTATGCCATGGGCACCATGGTGGTCTCCAAGGCGCTGGGGATGCTTGCTCCGCAAGCGGGTGAGGCTCTCTGGCTGTTTGCTGTCGCGGTTCACCTGTTGTTCCTCGCCACCTTCATTTGGCATCGCGCCAAAGAGTTCGAGATCCACCACATGGTGCCGAGCTGGTTCGTGCCGCCGGTCGGGATTATCGTGGCTGACGTCGCCTTCCCGGGCGGTCAGTTTGCGCCGCTTGCCAATGTGCTGCTCTGGTTCGGGGTCATCTGCTACGGTCTGATGCTGCCGCTGATGCTCTATCGCCTCATCTTCAGCCACGAAGTACCGGATGCGGCCAAGCCGACCATCGCCATTCTGGCGGCTCCGGCCAGCCTGTCACTGGCCGGCTACCTGACAGTCAGCCAGGATCCCTCCCTGCTGCTGGTGGCCGTGCTGTTCGGTATCGCGATCCTGATGACCGGCATCATCTATCTGGCCTTCATCAAACTGCTGCGTCTGCCCTTCTCACCGGGTTATGCCGCCTTCACCTTCCCGCTGGTGATCGGTGCCACCGCCCTGTTCAAAGTGGCTCATCTGGTGGAAGGGTTTGAGCAGAGCGCTCACTATGTCGAGCAGGTCCGCCTGCTGGCCCACTTCGAGCTGGGAGTCGCCACCGTCATCGTCGGTTATGTGGCACTGCGTTACCTGATGTTTTTTCTGCCGCAGCGTGATGTCGCGGTAACCAGCGGTGTAGCCCATCAGGGTGGTCATCGCTAAGCAAAGCACCAGCCAGTAGCGCGTTGCTCAACTGGTTAATGAGCAAACAAAATGCCCCGCCATGCGGGGCATTTTTTTACCTTTTCGCCACTTCTGTCGTACGAATCTTCCTATCGTGCGCGATATAGCGGATTTAACTGGTATTACCTGTCAGGGCGACTACAATACACCACCTTTTTGACGTAAACCGTGAATCATGTCCCCCCAAGATCCCCTGTTCAACCCCGCTTTTGAAGTTCGTTTCCTTCACCCCCGTTACTGGTTCAGCTGGCTGGCACTCGGTGTGTTGATGGTGCTTGCGTTTGTTCCGGTGCGTCTGCGTGACCGGCTGGCCGAGGGGCTGGCCCCGCTGGTGTTTCGCATCTCGAAAAAACAGCTCTATATCGCCAGAACCAATCTGGAGATCTGCTTTCCGCACAAGAGTCCGGCCGAGCGCGACGCAATCGCATTGACCTCGATCCGGGTGGGGCTCAAGAGCCTGCTTGGCTTCGGCGAGTTCACCATGCGCAGCGAGCGTTATCTGATGAGCCGGATGCAGGTGAGTGGCTGGGAGCATATCGAAGCGGAGCAGGCGGCCGGTCGGCCGGTGATCCTGGTGGTCCCCCATACCTGGCCGGTGGATGCCGCCGGTTACTGCTTTACCCGCCGTGGGGTGCCCATGTGCACCATGATGAAGCGGGCGCGCAACCCGGTCTTTGACTGGCACCTCAACCGGGCGCGGGCCAAGAATGGTTGCCGCGTCTATGAGCGCAGCGCCGGCATCAAGGCGGTGATCCGTACCATCAAGAGTGGTCGCAGCTTCTTCTATCTGCCGGATCAGGATCATGGTCGCGAGAAGAGTATCTTCGCCCCCTTCTTTGGCCACTCGAAAGCCACCTTGCCGGCGCTGTCACGGCTGGTGGAGGTGAGCGGTGCCAAGGCGGTGCCGCTGCTGGCCTGCTATGACGAAGAGAATCACTGCTATCGGCTGGAGATTGAGGCACCGTTCGACAACTATCCAACCGCCGATGTGATGGCCGATACCTGCCGGATGAACGACATGGTGCAGCGGCAGCTGACCCGTCATCCCGGCCAATACATGTGGTTCCTCAAGATCTTCGATACCCGCGAGGATCAGGAGGGGCTCGATGGCCTCTATGAGGCTGGCATCCAGCGCATTCGTCAGGGTCTCTCTCCTTACGCCTGAGTGCGCACAGTCTGCCGGCAGCCGTTGCGCCAGCTCGATAAAAATGGCCCCGAGAGGGCCATTTTTTGATCCCGAGTGGGATGGCCATCACCTCTGCGAATGGGAGCCAAGGGGCACAGGGTAGAAAAAAATGTCAGGATAACTACAATAACCTTTTGTTTTTCATGACTTGATGGCTGACATGTCCCCATTAGATCCGGTATTTGACACCACATTTCATCCCCGTCTGCTCCACCCCAAATGGTGGGGTAGCTGGTGTGCGCTGGGGTTTCTCTCACTGCTTGCATTCATCCCGGCACGCGTGCGGGACGGCTTTGCCAATCTGGTGGCGCCCACTCTGCTGCGTTTTTCGAAAAAGCAGGCCTATATCGCCGATACCAACCTCAAGATCTGTTTTCCAGAGCTGGATGAGGCGGCCCGCGCAGCCCTGCTGCTCAAATCAATCCGGGTCGGCCTCAAGACCTTTATGGGCTTTGGCGAGCTGACCTGGCGCAGTCCGGCGCACCTGCTGCGCAACATCAAGGTGAGCGGCTGGGAGCATATCGAGGCGGAGCAGGCCGCTGGCCGACCGGTTATTCTGGTCGTTCCCCACACCTGGGCAGTGGACATGCTGGGGCGCTACTTCCCGCTACAGGGGATGAGCATGTGCACCATGATGAAGAGCGCCAAGGATGAGGTGTTCGACTGGTATATCAA includes:
- the lpxM gene encoding lauroyl-Kdo(2)-lipid IV(A) myristoyltransferase (LpxM is lauroyl-Kdo(2)-lipid IV(A) myristoyltransferase, an enzyme characterized in Escherichia coli and involved in biosynthesis of the form of lipid A found in that species and some closely related species.), producing MSPQDPLFNPAFEVRFLHPRYWFSWLALGVLMVLAFVPVRLRDRLAEGLAPLVFRISKKQLYIARTNLEICFPHKSPAERDAIALTSIRVGLKSLLGFGEFTMRSERYLMSRMQVSGWEHIEAEQAAGRPVILVVPHTWPVDAAGYCFTRRGVPMCTMMKRARNPVFDWHLNRARAKNGCRVYERSAGIKAVIRTIKSGRSFFYLPDQDHGREKSIFAPFFGHSKATLPALSRLVEVSGAKAVPLLACYDEENHCYRLEIEAPFDNYPTADVMADTCRMNDMVQRQLTRHPGQYMWFLKIFDTREDQEGLDGLYEAGIQRIRQGLSPYA
- a CDS encoding TDT family transporter; this encodes MIARTRKSLAAAPTPMAGLALGIASLGWCWENAGHFDGRMQLLGAAIAAVLLVILTFKFLFHPNLLMQDLAHPVVGSVVPTYAMGTMVVSKALGMLAPQAGEALWLFAVAVHLLFLATFIWHRAKEFEIHHMVPSWFVPPVGIIVADVAFPGGQFAPLANVLLWFGVICYGLMLPLMLYRLIFSHEVPDAAKPTIAILAAPASLSLAGYLTVSQDPSLLLVAVLFGIAILMTGIIYLAFIKLLRLPFSPGYAAFTFPLVIGATALFKVAHLVEGFEQSAHYVEQVRLLAHFELGVATVIVGYVALRYLMFFLPQRDVAVTSGVAHQGGHR
- a CDS encoding lipid A biosynthesis acyltransferase, whose translation is MADMSPLDPVFDTTFHPRLLHPKWWGSWCALGFLSLLAFIPARVRDGFANLVAPTLLRFSKKQAYIADTNLKICFPELDEAARAALLLKSIRVGLKTFMGFGELTWRSPAHLLRNIKVSGWEHIEAEQAAGRPVILVVPHTWAVDMLGRYFPLQGMSMCTMMKSAKDEVFDWYINRERAKGGKVYERSVGIKPAIKSVRGGASFFYLPDQDHGREASVFAPFFGHPKATLPALPKLVKLTGAKAVPIFASYDEDAGCYLLEIEPPFDPYPTADAMADVVAMNRMVEQQVTRHPEQYMWFLKIFETQEHQEGPDGLYEAGIQRIRQGLPPEP